The Arachis ipaensis cultivar K30076 chromosome B03, Araip1.1, whole genome shotgun sequence region ACATGTACTCAAAAGACTAGAAAAAGACAAGCCTAGAATTTGGCATATGAAGCAGCGTAATAGCAGCAGATAAAAGATTCTAAAAAATACAAAGCATTTAAAATAAGGAGTATAATCAATAGCCACAATCCTTGAGCAAATGTAAGCAGTGGAAATTCTTAAGTGACCCTACCCATTTGTCAGTGTTATAGCGAGCAGCATAACCAACACCAGACTTACGATGCTGTCCAGCCCAAAATACCTCTGCGCCCAATGATAAGTTACGAGTCACGCTCTGGACAAAATAAAGTAAATACTTCAGTATTAATTCACATACATCCTTTAATTACCTCTAAAGAGACAAGGTAACAATTATGCATCAAGACATGGTAACAGCAGGGCAAAAATTGACCAAAGTATTCTAAATTTatctaaaatataaataaataaataaataataacaacctaatgaaattaaaaatagcTAAACCCTAAGAACCTTGGTTAAAGAAAGGATCATATTTTTtttggagaaagaaaaaaaattgcagCACAACGAATATATAATTAGACATAATAGACCGCTTAAAAACTAATACCAATGTCTAGTTTTATCATCCTGTACGGATTGTCACTAGAATTTGTGCTTAAAAAAAAGGTATGGAAGTCTTGCATACTGCACGCTGAACCTTTACCTGAATATAACTTGCTCCGAGTAAGGCACCATTCCCAAGTTGAAACTGTGTATATGTCAAAAAAGGGGGAAAAATGATCGAGGAAGGTTAAAGCAATTGACCTTGTAATCAAAGTTGACCATCCCTTGAGACATGTGTGGCTCATTCGTAAGCTGGAGAAGCAAACAAGAAACAGTAGGTTATGGTTAGCCAAAAGGAGAATTAGCAATAAGAAGCATGAGAATGGGAAGGGGGTTGTCATAGATCAAATATTGGATGAATAAAAATGAACATAATGCTCATTCAACAACTCTTGCAAGTTATCAAGTTAAAGCTGAATCTGTACTCAACAAAACAAAACAGCACTAAATTCTTGTAAATATAAGGTGTAGCAGAATATCAAAGgttcaaaaacagcagaaaaattGTGGCATTTCCCTTATAACAGAAAAGGAGCATAAATACCTGAGCATTGGCTTTAAGAGTGAGATTTTCAGAGACGTCGCACTTGACTCTTGCATTGAGCCTTCCATCAGTCAATATTCTCCCGAACAGCATCAACTGCACCAAGCACAATAATATCATCGTCAATGAGAGTTGGAACTTACAACAACGAAACGAAACGAAACTAAGCAAAATCAGCGGGGGGAAAAAGCACCCTGGGATGATCAATGAAGGTTGCACCAAACTCATAGTTAGCGGTAGGGATCTTAATAGTCTCCGTTGACTGAGAAGGGATCTCAGTAGGGCCCATCGAAACGCTGGTCGCAATCAGATTCCAACCAAGAACCAAATAAACAAATTAGATAAATATTTTTGCATAATTTAATTTGAAGTCAgctaaaagatatgaagaggtaCCTGTGATTGAGGGAGAACTTCTGGTTGAGCATCTTGGTGAAATCAAAGCGCATACCCTCGAAAAGTTCTGGCCTCAAAGACACTGAAAAGAGATTGAAGCAGGATGAATGAAGAGTGAGatgcaaaatgaagaatctggaagagaaagagagagagagagagtgaacaGACTGATAGCTTCACGGTGGAGCTCTTCGAAGGGAATAGGACATGGGAGGTTGAAGTAGTCGACCTTCTCATCGAGCTTGGTGTCGGTGGGAGGCGCCTGAGCCATTGTTGGTGCAGAGTGAGGTGTGAGGTGTGAGGTGTGAGGTGCGAAAGAGAATCTGTATCACAAATGAAATGAGGATTCCTTTCTATTCTCTTTCTAAAACCCCGGAAGGCTTCGACGGCTGCCTGCTAAAACCCTAAGCTTCTGTTTCGTAAGCTGCCCGCTTCTCCTCACTCCTCTCTCTCacactttctttctctctctatacCTGGACTGGACTCAACCCGTTGCGCCCACATTTCCAACCCGACCCGGATCCATTTTACAATGCTACGGCCCGGGTTTCTTGCATTAGGTTTTGGGCAAATCACTGAAATAAACTAAGggataaaaaaattactaaataagtcaaataaaaaattgGTTCATGAATCAATCAGTTCATATTTTTATATAGTTCAAATCACTTAATTCGAACTTCATCCACATGTTGATTCGAATTACCTACACTCGCACAcacccactaattcgaatcaacctgattcgaattacactcaCACTAATTTGAATCAGGGTGATTTGAATTACACACAGACACATAATAATTTGAATTAGGCATATTCGAATtactcaatttaaaaaaatattataaaaaaatttaaaaatatatatttctcgagtaataacttaaaaaaatttatcaaaaaaaatttattaaaaaaattaataatttaaaaattaaaaaatatatattttatttcatacattaaaaaaaagctaacaaaatatttaattacgaaacttttttaaaatatttgtgatctatcaattcgaattccagacaatactcttttgtccatttttaatagctcatgaatattttttaataaattttttaataaatttatttaaattatactacaaaaaatattttatttcatgcaaaataatttaaaaaatgacttAAAAATGTTAGGGATGCTGTAAAAATTTGTAATTGCTGAtgcatagtaattcgaatcagccCCATTCGAATTATATAAGAACAAAACCAGTGGATAAATCGAAACAGCTTGTTTCGAATTAGTAGGGACTTCacatgcatgcataaatcgacTCAGGTTGTTTCAAATTACATAAATCTGACCAATTCGATTTGTAGGTATCTCTAGTAATTCGAATCGNNNNNNNNNNNNNNNNNNNNNNNNNNNNNNNNNNNNNNNNNNNNNNNNNNNNNNNNNNNNNNNNNNNNNNNNNNNNNNNNNNNNNNNNNNNNNNNNNNNNNNNNNNNNNNNNNNNNNNNNNNNNNNNNNNNNNNNNNNNNNNNNNNNNNNNNNNNNNNNNNNNNNNNNNNNNNNNNNNNNNNNNNNNNNNNNNNNNNNNNNNNNNNNNNNNNNNNNNNNNNNNNNNNNNNNNNNNNNNNNNNNNNNNNNNNNNNNNNNNNNNNNNNNNNNNNNNNNNNNNNNNNNNNNNNNNNNNNNNNNNNNNNNNNNNNNNNNNNNNNNNNNNNNNNNNNNNNNNNNNNNNNNNNNNNNNNNNNNNNNNNNNNNNNNNNNNNNNNNNNNNNNNNNNNNNNNNNNNNNNNNNNNNNNNNNNNNNNNNNNNNNNNNNNNNNNNNNNNNNNNNNNNNNNNNNNNNNNNNNNNNNNNNNNNNNNNNNNNNNNNNNNNNNNNNNNNNNNNNNNNNNNNNNNNNNNNNNNNNNNNNNNNNNNNNNNNNNNNNNNNNNNNNNNNNNNNNNNNNNNNNNNNNNNNNNNNNNNNNNNNNNNNNNNNNNNNNNNNNNNNNNNNNNNNNNNNNNNNNNNNNNNNNNNNNNNNNNNNNNNNNNNNNNNNNNNNNNNNNNNNNNNNNNNNNNNNNNNNNNNNNNNNNNNNNNNNNNNNNNNNNNNNNNNNNNNNNNNNNNNNNNNNNNNNNNNNNNNNNNNNNNNNNNNNNNNNNNNNNNNNNNNNNNNNNNNNNNNNNNNNNNNNNNNNNNNNNNNNNNNNNNNNNNNNNNNNNNNNNNNNNNNNNNNNNNNNNNNNagtctcgtaattaaatattttgttagctttttttaatgtatgaaataaaatatatattttttaatttttaaattattaatttttttaataaaattttttaaattattactcgagaaatatatatttttaaatttttttaataattttttttaaattgaatatcTGCCCACTgcccaattcgaattactatgtgcacgtgtctgtgtgtaattcgaatcaggttgattcgaattagtgggtgTAGGTAATAGTATGATTcggaaaaatatatatttttaaatttttttaatatatttttttaaattgagtaATTTGAATCTgcccaattcgaattactatgtgcacgtgtctgtgtgtaattcgaatcaggttgattcgaattagtgggtgtaggtaattcgaatcagtatgattcgaattacatgtggATGAAGTTCGAATTAGAGTGATTCGAACAATATAAAAATGTGAACTTATTGATTCATGAACcaattttttatttgacttattcgtgtaatttttttattctcttgGCTTAAATAAGTGATTTGCCTTAGgagttttgttcttttttttaagGCACATTTGCATTAGAGTAAAGTGACAATGACTCAATGAGGTCGATTTTGACCTCGTACTAATTAGTTCctaaaaaaattactaatttgGGATAGTAAATGGTGGACACATGATGTCTTTCATCAGG contains the following coding sequences:
- the LOC107631789 gene encoding mitochondrial import receptor subunit TOM40-1, translating into MAQAPPTDTKLDEKVDYFNLPCPIPFEELHREAIMSLRPELFEGMRFDFTKMLNQKFSLNHSVSMGPTEIPSQSTETIKIPTANYEFGATFIDHPRLMLFGRILTDGRLNARVKCDVSENLTLKANAQLTNEPHMSQGMVNFDYKVNCFNTQFQLGNGALLGASYIQSVTRNLSLGAEVFWAGQHRKSGVGYAARYNTDKWVATAQVASTGMVLASYVQKVSEKVSLASELMCNYLSRDVTASFGYDYILRQCRLRGKIDSNGCCAAFLEERLNMGLNFILSAELDHKKKDYKFGFGLTVGE